TGTTCTAACTGTTTTAACTTGTTCTTACTCTTTTTAGAATTAGGATGCCCACTTAACTTATCTCTTGTGTTTTCTATATCTTTAGCTATTTCAGATGATTTTTTAATTAATTGATTTTTATAATCATCTAAATTAATATATGAAAGCTTAATCATTGCCTCATTCGGATACATTAACAGTACTTCTTTAAAAAATTGATATGGATTTGCCCTATATTTAAAATGATGTCGTTCTTCAGCCATTTTAAATAATTGATAAAAGCGATCAATTTCTGATATGTCTAACGTTATTGTCTTAACACCTATTTCAATCGCATGTTGAACATGACGCCTGGTTTTATATTCCATATTTTTTAAGACATCTTCTTCTTTTTGTCCTTCCATATCTAGTACAGATAGCCATCTAATTTGACTCTTTTGAGAATAGTCAATCGTTAAACCTTGGTGCTGATAACCTAATTGATGTAATGTATGAATTAATTCTTTATTATTAATCGGTGTCACAATATCTCCTGCAGTATTCCGAACATTTTCTAAAATATACGGATCTATAGAAGCAAATAGTGCTCTTTTTTTTGTAGATATGTTGTTAAGCCTTTAAAGAAGCATTTTACTAATTCAAGATGATTAAAATCTAATATCGGGCCTTTTTGAGAATAAAAATACTTAAAAAATTTTAACGCTCTAGATTCCGTTAATAAACAAGCTGCTATGACATCATTTTCATTATTTTTGACACCAACTAAGTGTGCTTCTTCGCCATTTGTTTTTCTATATTTATATTAATCAATACATTGAGTAAAATGGACCTTATTATTTTGAATAAAATTGTCATATTCTGTCTCTGTTAGTTGCGTAAAATACATAATTTAATCCCCTTATTCACTTTATATAAAATAAACGGCTGATGACCTGTCTCACCAACCGTTTGCGATTACTCAATTTTTCTCAACTTTGCTATAACTAGGCTAGTAAAATTGTAAAAAATGAATTCCATATAAAATTTTTATTTTATCACTTAACTTTTTCCGTTGTGGATACCGACTTCAGTAATATAACCATTATTCTCTAAAAAGCGTAATTGTTTTTCATTAAATTGATATAAATATTCATTTCCATGGGCTGTTCCAGATGGCTTATTTAAGGGCTTACCATAAGTTTTCACTAATTCAGCTTTAGAAACTACACCTGGTTTTAATTGGAACCACACACCATCCGCTTTCCCTTTGCTAGGTAAATAAAATTGTTGATCAAATTTTTCAATTGTATCATTATCATTACCTTTACTGTTTTCAGTAATTTTATATCCATTAATTGTGAAATTGTCATTTTTAATGGCATTAATAAAATTTTTATCTAAAATAAAATCACTTTGTGATGATGTATAACCATGATAGTTATAATATGGTTGCGTAGCCGCATGAGCTTCATGATGTGAAAGATCCTCAACGCCAACACCCAAAGCCACTCCAACTGCTAAAGTACCTGTTAACAAACGCTTTGATAAAGTATTCATTATTAACACTCCTTTAATAGTTAAATGTCTTTCTAAAGTAATATTACAATATATTACAGAATATTACAAATTATTACAAAATTTATTATTTGCATAATCTTGTTTATTCTAAAGTCGGTTTAAATCTCATTATTATAAACAGAGGAATGACATTTTATTCATAAAAATAAATAGTCATAAAATGAGAGTATTCTGTTTAGTTATTTTTATATAATTACATGTTAAAATTTTAAGACGCTCAAAAATATAATAAGTGTAATGAACCTAATAACCAATCATTATGTGAACGAGAATCATTTTGATATAGGACTATTTCAAAATATTAATAAAACATTGATACATAGACCTATGTTGAAATTAATCAATGAGGTGATATGTGATACATAAATATAAAAGTTTCTATCTTCTTTGTTTAATTATTACTTTTATCATTTTTGCTACTTTGCCAGTATTAGTTGGGCATAATCAGCTTTTTACACCTTTTTTGTTATTATTCCAATGGTATTTTTAGGTGTTTTTCTTTTCTCTTCTCAGTAAAAATATCAATAAATATTTTCTTAATTTAAATCGACTAATAATAAATAAAGCAAAACTCTCAATTTATATTTTTTACTTTTGCACATTTTCCAGTGTCTTTTTAGGATAAAAATGCTTAATTACTTTAACATCTTGAGACGTTTTAATTTTACTAACAAGTTTAGGTAAAACAAACCATCCAAGAATAAATGAAAAAAGCCAAAGTCCTAAACAAATAGCATTTCGAATCTGAGTATAAAAAATAATTTGTAATGAGGCTTCTTTTTGAGCTTCAAATTTTTTAGAATCATTTCTATAGTGTCTAGATAATTCATACATATTTCCATTATTTTTAGATGTAATACGAATATATTTGTCCATCGGAGTGTAATCATATTTTTCTTTAATAGATTTAGCGCTACTAAGGAACGATTTAGTCATTCCTTCACTCGTTGGAAAAATTTTATTTAAAGTTTCTATATTCATTGCCCACATTTAACACAATTAATATTATAACTATTGGAAATTGAAATATTATAAATAAAACAGTTTGCGAAATAATATAACTCAACTCTAAACCACTACTAAATAAATGATGAATTGGCACTACCAAAAATGTAAAAAAGAAAAGAGAGCCAACAATCATACTCATTGGTTTCATATATGCTTTGTATACTAAACAATCAGCCTTTTCTAGGGTCCCCATTTCATCAAAACTAATTCCATTTATCAATTCTTCACTAGTTACATATTCTTTACCAGTCAATATACATAATAAACGTTTCACTCTTTGACGAGACTTACCAATATTCAAAATCAAATTAATACCTATAGGAAAAATTATGAAAGCGAAAATTAGTGCTATAATACCACCAATTAAATGAGACTTATCTCTATAAACTTCTCCAGATATACTTTCAGAACCAATGATATAAAATAAGAATGAAATAAGGGCGTAAAAAAGTGAAAAACCTATAAAAATAAATTTAAGAATAATAGAAATTATTTTTTTCATACAACTATCTCCTTCAATAAATGGTCGGCATAACGTGAGCTATTATGCCGACCATTAGTCTATATATACTTAGTATGAACTCTTCTTAATAAAAGTCCATATATGAACAATTATAAAAATCTTATCAAATTATTAAAAACTAAATAAATAATAACAAATTAAGTACTAATAAACAATATTTTTAGTTGTAATATTTTTAATTATATTGGTATATAATAATGGAATGTTATATATCTTAGAGTAAAGTAAAATGGTTATTTCAATAGTTATTTTAATACAACATCTATTTACTTTTTGCAATTTCATAGAATTATATTTGAAATAATGTTTAAGTAATTTAAATAAGTTACTTAATGGTTTTGAAATATTTAATGATTACTTACTTAATCTAATAAAAAATAGCAACATACAATATCAAATGAAATATTATTCTTATATTTAAATAATCAATTTAAAAAATCAATTAATTGCAGGATAATAGAAAAAATAATATTAAAGGAGAATAACAATGCTATCAACCATCATATGTTGGATTGTTGTAATTATAATGTTTTATATCTTTTATAGAATGTTAAAAAGTAAAATTAAAAAGATGTTTGGATTAGAAGATACAAATACACTCTCATATCAAGAAGGTCAAAGCTATCAAGAAGCACCATCTATTGATGGTACTGAGGCTGTTGATAAAATGATTATACACGCATTAAAATATCATGAAACATTAGCTTTTGAAGAACAACGTCTGAAAACATCTACAGGGTATGGAGCAATCAATATCTATGACAGAATCAACAGTCTAATTCAAAATTCAAGTCGTATTGCCGACGAATTGAAACGTAATGAGAGTGAATTAGTACCAGGAAATTCAAACTCAAGTATTGAAGGATTTGAAGTGACAATGTCAAATTATGATATCAAAATCAACTTAATAGGCTGGGCAGTAGATATGAGTTTAAGTCATTTACAATCATTATCATCAGTTAATGATTTGATAGGTGAAATTGATAATGGTTTAATTTTAAGTCACGATGCATTTAGAACATATTAGATCAAACCACAAATAAAGTTCAACAGTGTTGAATTACAAATATATGAATATATAATCCCATATTGTACTAAAAAATGATAATTGTGACCTTTTAAACTATAGGATTGTAATATTAATACACTTAAACATTAATATAATAAAATATATAATTGCACCTCAAAAGGTTGACTAACAAATATAGCCTATTTCAGCATTGATATGATTTAAATATGGGATGACCTATGTTTAGAATTTTGTCCAAATGAATTGTATAAAATAATGCAAATAAGTTCTATTATAGAAATTTCAAAAATCTGTTTTAAGGATTGGACAGAAAATAAATTGTATTATAGAAAAATAGCAACCTATTTTATTCTTGTCAATCCTGTTATATTAACTTAGGGGTAGTGACAGTGTGAATTTCATGAGGAAGGTACTTTCAATTTATAACCAAATAAGATGTCTTTCTAAAATGAATATGGAATATACAAAAGTTAAACAAAATAATCATTTACCTTTAAATAGAAGCTGAATAGGAAAATTAAGAACGACTTAGAAATGAAAATGAGATGTTAAAGTCAGATATTGTTTTATCAAAATCTTCAAAACTTGAATCAAGCATACGTAAATATTAAAATTAATTAAACATGTATTATTGTCTATTACTCATAAATGTTTTTGAGTTTATATACTTAATTGGAGAACTTCTGACAAATAAAATTGTATAAATATCTTAATCAAAACCACCCGTGTGAACGGGTGGTTTGTTCTTCGGCTATAAGCCTCTCTTACTGGCCAGCCTTAAAAGGGCACTGACAAGTCAGCCAACTGCACTACTCTTCCAGCAACCCTAAAGGGTTACTATTTTTTCTTTCTCTTTTTTATTTCTTCTCCTGTAAATGGATCTAAATATTCTTCCATTGAGATTTGATCTGCAACGATATCCTCTTGTAATTGATTTCTTATATAATTTTCAATTACTTTTTTGTTTCTACCTACCGTATCCACATAAAATCCTTTGCACCAAAACTTTCTATTTCCATATCTATATTTTAAGTTAGCATGTCTATCAAAAATCATTAAACTACTTTTCCCTTTTAAATAACCAACAAAAGATGAAACACCAATTTTTGGCGGGATACTTACTAACATATGAATATGATCTTTACATGCTTCTGCTTCAATTATCTCTACACCTTTTCTTTCACATAATTGACGCAAAATGATGCCTATATCTTTTTTGATTTTTCCATATATCACTTGTCTTCTATATTTTGGAGCAAAGACTATATGATACTTACAATTCCATTTTGTATGTGCTAAACTGTTTGTGTCGGAAGACATTAAAAAGCATCTCCTCGTGTTGTTTATTTTGGTTGGCTGACCAATATTAATTCTAGCACGTAGAGATGCATTTTTTGTGACAATGGTAGAACCTTTTCTGAACCATACGCATAGCGTATGGTTTTCTTTATACAATAATGATAAAAAGCACTCGTACTTCAATAGGTACGAGTGCTTATGATGTTAACTATTTAATAATATCAATTAATTCTTTTTTAGAAGCTGCTCTAGCTGGGATCCAACCGAAGACGATACCAATTAATGTGGATACGCCCACTGCTAAGATGACTGACCCGAGACTGACGGAACTCTTAACCATATCTGGTGTTGCTAAATCGACAAGTGTGGCAATAATAATACCGAGTATCAGTCCGATAATACCACCGAGTAGACACAATACAACACTTTCTACTAAGAACTGGATTTCGATATCTCGACCTTTGGCACCAAAGGCACGTCGTATCGCAATTTCCTCTGTTCGTTCGGTTACAGAAATATACATCACATTCATAACACCGATTCCGGCAATAAATAATGAGATACCCGCCACAGCTGCGACGAAGTAGGTGATCATATCTAATACTTTGCCAATACCTTTCATCATCTCTTCATTATCCGCAAAGCTATATTGGCCATCAGATACGCCCGTACCTTTTTTATTCAGCTCTTTTTCAACTTTCTTACCAACATCTTTCTTATTTTCACCATCGTTAACAGTTACTAATAGTTGTGGCGTCCCTTGAGATAAGTTGCTCATGTAGTGATCCGCTGTTTTAGTTGGCATTTGAACGACCGATTCAAGTGGCATACCATTCGCATCTTGTCCACTTGCATCGCCAACACCAACCACTTTAAATCCTTCACCATTAATATAAATGGATTTGCCAACAGCTGCTTTCGCATTGTGAAATACCTTTTTCGCCACTTTATTATCAATCACGACGACTTTCTCCTGTGTATCGTTATCATCTTTCGTAAAACCATGGCCTTCATCGACCCCTGACACATGAGAAGCCTTTTTTAAACTGATTTCACCACTGCCATGTGTATTCGTTACTTTGGCAGAGTATGTACTATCTTCGCTTTCTTTAATTTTTGCACTTTTGACACCATTAATTTGTTCTACAACACTAATATCTTCTTGTTTAAATGGATTGTCTTTCGGTGCGCTCATGTCTTGTGTCATATATGATATCGATGCCTGATTTTTACCTGCACCAGCGTCGTCAAACTGTTCTGTCGTTGATTTTTTAAAGCCATTACCTAAAGCCATAATTGTAATCACGGCCGCTATACCGATAATAATACCAATCATCGTAAAGATATTACGACGCTTATTTTTTAAAATAGAGCGAAATGCGACGGATAAAATATTAGAAAAGTTATTCATGCGTCAACACCTCTTCCTCTTTCACACGACCATCTAAAATATGAATAATACGATCAGCTTTATTCGCTACCTCACGATCGTGGGTTACCATAATCATGGTTGTTCCTTTTTCTTTGTTTAACGACACAAACAAATCCATAATATCTTTTGATGTTTTTGAATCTAATGCCCCTGTTGGCTCATCGGCAATGATAAATTTAGGTTCA
The DNA window shown above is from Staphylococcus sp. M0911 and carries:
- the tnpA gene encoding IS200/IS605 family transposase, producing MSSDTNSLAHTKWNCKYHIVFAPKYRRQVIYGKIKKDIGIILRQLCERKGVEIIEAEACKDHIHMLVSIPPKIGVSSFVGYLKGKSSLMIFDRHANLKYRYGNRKFWCKGFYVDTVGRNKKVIENYIRNQLQEDIVADQISMEEYLDPFTGEEIKKRKKK
- a CDS encoding ABC transporter permease, giving the protein MNNFSNILSVAFRSILKNKRRNIFTMIGIIIGIAAVITIMALGNGFKKSTTEQFDDAGAGKNQASISYMTQDMSAPKDNPFKQEDISVVEQINGVKSAKIKESEDSTYSAKVTNTHGSGEISLKKASHVSGVDEGHGFTKDDNDTQEKVVVIDNKVAKKVFHNAKAAVGKSIYINGEGFKVVGVGDASGQDANGMPLESVVQMPTKTADHYMSNLSQGTPQLLVTVNDGENKKDVGKKVEKELNKKGTGVSDGQYSFADNEEMMKGIGKVLDMITYFVAAVAGISLFIAGIGVMNVMYISVTERTEEIAIRRAFGAKGRDIEIQFLVESVVLCLLGGIIGLILGIIIATLVDLATPDMVKSSVSLGSVILAVGVSTLIGIVFGWIPARAASKKELIDIIK